One Ogataea parapolymorpha DL-1 chromosome VI, whole genome shotgun sequence DNA window includes the following coding sequences:
- a CDS encoding F0F1-type ATP synthase, epsilon subunit (mitochondrial delta subunit) → METSLFENLRLPSVPLPISNTTHTYRSPVPVKVLESPNEPVILGVDEAGRGPVLGPMVYGIAYCLKDYSSDLKSVYGFADSKTLTVERRDQLMKSIIEPDGDLCQNVGWATTTMTARDISSEMLKPRLIGNINLNEQAHDATIKLIQGVLDQKVNLKEVYVDTVGPPDSYQRKLSSRFPGIKVTVTKKADSLFPIVSTASIVAKVTRDCSLYYLADGADWGSGYPSDPRTSQWLNSNVHPVFGWNSMVRFSWQTSRDALVKSGAVPMVWEDELQTSDDFANVASMMSKPAAGKSYFVSDVISE, encoded by the coding sequence ATGGAGACCAGTCTTTTTGAAAATCTGCGACTTCCGTCGGTCCCGCTTCCAATAAGCAACACAACCCACACATATCGGTCGCCTGTGCCAGTGAAAGTGCTCGAATCGCCCAATGAGCCGGTCATCTTGGGAGTCGACGAGGCCGGAAGAGGCCCTGTTTTAGGACCCATGGTTTATGGAATCGCGTACTGTTTGAAAGATTATTCCAGCGATCTCAAGTCCGTGTATGGATTTGCAGACTCCAAGACCCTCACGGTGGAAAGAAGAGACCAGCTGATGAAATCCATCATCGAGCCAGACGGAGATTTGTGTCAGAACGTCGGATGGGCCACCACGACAATGACCGCGCGAGATATTTCGAGCGAAATGCTCAAGCCAAGGCTAATTGGAAATATTAACCTCAACGAGCAAGCACATGACGCGACGATCAAGCTGATTCAGGGAGTTTTGGACCAAAAGGTCAATCTAAAAGAAGTATACGTTGACACTGTTGGGCCACCTGACTCGTACCAGCGCAAACTGAGCAGTAGATTTCCAGGGATAAAAGTGACAGTTACCAAAAAGGCCGATAGTCTGTTCCCTATCGTGTCGACAGCGTCAATTGTGGCTAAGGTGACCAGGGACTGCAGTTTGTACTATCTGGCTGACGGAGCAGATTGGGGGTCTGGCTACCCTTCCGACCCGCGCACGTCGCAGTGGCTCAACTCGAACGTGCACCCCGTGTTTGGATGGAACTCCATGGTGCGCTTTTCATGGCAAACTTCGCGCGACGCTTTGGTTAAAAGCGGCGCTGTTCCGATGGTCTGGGAGGACGAATTGCAGACAAGCGACGATTTTGCAAACGTCGCCAGTATGATGAGCAAGCCTGCTGCCGGGAAGTCGTATTTTGTAAGCGATGTGATAAGCGAATGA
- a CDS encoding Protein MAK16 produces MSDEVIWQVINQQFCAFKIKTTKDQNFCRNEYNVSGLCNRQSCPLANARYATVKNVDGKLYLYIKTAERAHTPKYLWERIKLSKDYKKALKQVDDHLLYWNKFLIHKCKQRLTRLTQVAITERRLALREDERHYVGVKPKVKRREQTRERKALAAARIEKAIEKELLERLKSGAYGDQPLNVDSKIWKKVLGKVEEHEEEESDFDSNDEIELETDEEDESDVGEVEYVEAEDDEDEMVDMEDLQKWLQDGSDASSSDSEDEDEDQDEPQKKRKRPRIEIEYEEEPMTNIAA; encoded by the exons ATGTCTGACGAA GTCATCTGGCAGGTCATCAACCAGCAGTTCTGTGCATTTAAGATCAAAACGACCAAAGATCAGAACTTTTGCAGAAACGAATATAATGTTAGCGGCTTGTGCAACCGTCAATCATGTCCGCTTGCGAATGCCCGATACGCAACCGTGAAGAACGTGGATGGAAAGTTGTATTTGTACATCAAGACTGCAGAGAGAGCGCACACACCAAAGTATTTATGGGAAAGAATCAAGCTGAGCAAAGACTACAAAAAGGCATTGAAGCAAGTGGATGACCATTTGCTCTACTGGAACAAATTCCTTATACACAAGTGCAAGCAGAGACTCACCAGACTGACGCAAGTTGCTATCacagaaagaagattgGCTCTTCGAGAGGACGAGAGACACTATGTTGGAGTGAAGCCAAAAGTCAAGAGGAGAGAACAAACGAGAGAGCGCAAGGCTTTGGCTGCTGCACGTATCGAGAAGGCAATTGAGAAGGAATTGCTAGAACGTCTAAAGTCCGGTGCATATGGTGACCAGCCTCTGAATGTTGATTCCAAGATATGGAAGAAGGTGCTAGGCAAGGTCGAGGAGcacgaggaggaagagtcTGATTTCGACTCGAACGACGAAATCGAGCTAGAGACCgacgaagaagatgaaTCGGATGTTGGAGAGGTGGAATACGTCGAGGCAgaggacgatgaggacgagatggtCGACATGGAAGATCTGCAAAAATGGTTGCAAGATGGCTCGGACGCGTCGTCGAGCGATTCTGAAGACGAGGATGAGGACCAGGATGAGCctcagaaaaagagaaagaggcCTCGGATTGAGATCGAATACGAGGAGGAACCTATGACCAATATAGCGGCATGA